A window of the Cicer arietinum cultivar CDC Frontier isolate Library 1 chromosome 6, Cicar.CDCFrontier_v2.0, whole genome shotgun sequence genome harbors these coding sequences:
- the LOC101497102 gene encoding uncharacterized protein, protein MEDHNFVVGQEFPDVKAFRNAIKEAAIAQHFELRIIKSDLIRYFAKCASDGCPWRIRAVKLPNASTFTIRSLEGTHTCGRNALNGHHQASVDWIVSFIEERLRDNINYKPKDILHDIHKQYGITIPYKQAWRAKERGLAAIYGSSEEGYYLLPSYCEEIKRTNPGSVAEVFTTGADNRFQRLFVSFYASIHGFVNGCLPIIALGGIQLKSKYLSTFLSATSFDADGGLFPLAFAVVDVENDDSWTWFLSELHNALAVNIDSPQIIFISDGQKGIVDAIRMKFPKSFHAFCMRHLSESIGKEFKNSRLIHLLWKAAYATTTIAFKEKMAEIEEVSPEAAKWLRQFHPSEWALAYFEGTRYGHLSSNIEEFNKWILEARELPIVQVIELIHSKLKTELDDRRLKSSSWCSVLAPSAERRMVEAINRASTYQALRSDEVEFEVISADRSDIVNIGSHSCSCRDWQLYGIPCSHAVAALMSCHKDVYAYTAKCFTAASYNDTYAEVLHPIPGKHERKKTDESILDDDIVVVRPPKFRRPPGRPEKKRICVEEHNRDKHTVHCSRCNQTGHYKTTCKAEMINSIEQF, encoded by the coding sequence ATGGAAGACCACAATTTTGTTGTTGGTCAAGAATTCCCCGATGTGAAGGCATTTCGGAATGCGATTAAAGAAGCTGCTATTGCACAGCATTTTGAGCTTCGGATTATTAAAAGTGACCTGATTCGGTACTTTGCTAAGTGTGCATCCGATGGCTGTCCATGGCGGATTCGTGCTGTTAAGCTTCCCAATGCCTCAACGTTTACCATAAGAAGTCTTGAAGGGACACATACTTGTGGGAGAAATGCACTCAATGGGCACCATCAGGCTTCTGTTGATTGGATTGTGAGTTTTATAGAAGAAAGGTTACGAGATAACATCAATTATAAACCAAAAGATATTTTACATGACATCCATAAGCAATATGGTATAACGATACCATATAAGCAAGCTTGGCGTGCAAAGGAACGGGGCCTTGCAGCAATATATGGCTCTTCTGAAGAAGGGTATTACCTACTTCCTTCGTACTGTGAAGAAATAAAGAGAACAAATCCTGGAAGTGTTGCAGAGGTGTTTACCACTGGTGCAGATAACCGTTTTCAGAGactttttgtttccttttaCGCATCAATTCATGGTTTTGTTAATGGATGTTTGCCCATTATTGCTCTTGGCGGAATCCAGCTGAAAAGTAAATATCTCAGCACATTCCTTTCAGCAACTTCTTTTGATGCTGATGGTGGGTTGTTTCCACTTGCTTTCGCTGTCGTCGATGTAGAAAATGATGACAGCTGGACATGGTTCCTGTCTGAGTTGCATAACGCACTAGCGGTGAATATTGATTCGCCGCAGATTATATTTATATCTGATGGTCAAAAGGGTATTGTGGATGCAATAAGAATGAAGTTCCCAAAATCTTTTCATGCATTCTGCATGCGTCACTTAAGTGAAAGCATTGGCAAAGAGTTCAAGAACTCTAGGCTTATTCATCTTCTATGGAAGGCTGCATATGCTACTACAACTATTGCATTCAAAGAAAAAATGGCTGAAATAGAGGAGGTATCTCCCGAAGCCGCCAAATGGTTACGGCAATTTCATCCTTCCGAATGGGCCCTAGCATATTTTGAAGGGACAAGATATGGTCACTTATCCTCTAATATTGAGGAGTTCAATAAATGGATTCTTGAAGCCCGGGAGTTGCCAATCGTCCAGGTGATTGAGCTGATTCATAGCAAACTTAAAACCGAGTTGGATGACAGGCGTTTGAAAAGTAGTTCGTGGTGTTCTGTGCTTGCTCCATCTGCTGAGAGGCGAATGGTTGAAGCCATTAATCGTGCATCCACATATCAAGCCCTTAGATCAGATGAGGTAGAGTTTGAGGTTATTTCAGCTGATCGATCCGATATTGTAAATATTGGCAGCCATAGCTGTTCCTGCCGTGATTGGCAGCTATATGGGATACCGTGTTCGCACGCTGTTGCTGCTCTTATGTCATGTCATAAGGACGTCTATGCATATACTGCCAAGTGTTTTACTGCTGCAAGTTACAATGATACCTATGCAGAGGTGTTACACCCCATCCCTGGAAAACATGAAAGGAAGAAAACAGATGAATCTATCTTGGATGATGATATCGTAGTTGTACGACCACCAAAATTTCGCCGACCTCCTGGGAGACCGGAAAAGAAACGAATTTGCGTGGAGGAGCATAATCGCGACAAACATACAGTGCATTGTAGTCGATGTAATCAAACTGGGCATTACAAGACAACATGCAAAGCAGAGATGATTAATAGTATAGAACAGTTTTAG
- the LOC101497433 gene encoding LL-diaminopimelate aminotransferase, chloroplastic, with protein MSITQNLSISFSSSSSPFLAPSTFNSRSQVSLPVKSVSICKCVATPQEVDTAYKTKVSRNENMGKLQAGYLFPEIARRRSAHLLKYPDAKIISLGIGDTTEPIPEVITSALAKKSHALSTIEGYSGYGAEQGEKPLRSALASTFYADLGIEDDDIFVSDGAKCDISRLQIVFGSNVKMAVQDPSYPAYVDSSVIMGQTGLYQKDVQKFANIEYMRCNPENGFFPDLSSISRPDIIFFCSPNNPTGAAATREQLIQLVQFAKDNGSIIVYDSAYAMYISGDNPRSIYEIPGAKEVAIETSSFSKYAGFTGVRLGWTVVPKQLLFSDGFPVAKDFNRIVCTCFNGASNISQAGGLACLSPEGLKAMQEVIGFYKENTSIIVETFDSLGFKVYGGKCAPYVWVHFPGQNSWDVFSEILEKTHVVTTPGSGFGPGGEGFVRVSAFGHRENILEACRRFKQLYK; from the exons ATGTCTATAACCCAAAACCTTTCCATTTcattctcttcttcttcatctcctTTCTTAGCTCCATCCACTTTCAATTCCAG GAGTCAGGTATCATTGCCTGTGAAGAGTGTGAGCATTTGTAAATGCGTTGCTACACCTCAAGAAGTTGACACTG CTTATAAGACAAAGGTCTCTCGCAATGAAAACATGGGTAAACTTCAAGCTGGTTATCTCTTTCCTGAG ATTGCTAGAAGAAGGTCTGCACACTTGCTGAAGTACCCTGATGCAAAAATAATAAGCCTTGGGATTGGTGATACTACTGAACCCATTCCTGAAGTCATAACTTCTGCACTGGCAAAG AAATCACATGCATTGTCAACCATAGAAGGATACAGTGGTTATGGAGCTGAACAGGGTGAAAAG CCATTAAGAAGTGCACTTGCTTCAACATTTTACGCGGATCTTGGCATAGAAGATGATGATATCTTTGTCTCAGATGGAGCGAAGTGTGATATATCTCGTCTCCAg ATTGTCTTTGGTTCGAATGTAAAAATGGCTGTGCAGGATCCATCATACCCG GCCTATGTAGACTCAAGTGTAATTATGGGCCAGACTGGTCTCTACCAGAAGGATGTTCAGAAGTTTGCAAACATTGAATACATGAGGTGTAATCCAGAAAATGGTTTCTTCCCCGATTTGTCCTCAATTTCTCGACcagatataatatttttctgttCTCCAAACAATCCTACTGGTGCTGCAGCAACAAGGGAGCAACTGATCCAACTAGTTCAGTTTGCTAAGGACAATGGTTCTATAATAGTATATGATTCCGCATATGCTATGTATATTTCTGGTGACAACCCGCGTTCCATCTATGAAATTCCTGGAGCCAAAGAG GTTGCCATTGAAACTTCATCATTTAGCAAGTATGCTGGGTTCACCGGAGTCCGACTGGGTTGGACTGTGGTTCCAAAGCAGTTACTGTTTTCTGATGGATTTCCCGTTGCCAAGGACTTCAACCGCATTGTATGTACTTGTTTCAATGGTGCATCAAATATTTCCCAGGCAGGTGGTCTGGCTTGCCTTTCACCAGAAGGCCTCAAG GCTATGCAAGAGGTTATTGGATTCTACAAAGAAAATACTAGCATAATAGTGGAGACATTTGATTCTCTTGGGTTTAAAGTCTACGGAGGGAAATGCGCGCCGTACGTCTGGGTCCACTTCCCTGGCCAAAACTCATGGGATGTGTTCAGTGAGATTCTTGAAAAGACACATGTTGTTACAACTCCTGGGAGTGGTTTTGGACCTGGTGGTGAAGGTTTTGTCCGGGTCAGTGCCTTTGGTCACAGGGAAAATATCTTGGAGGCCTGCAGAAGATTCAAGCAGCTATACAAGTGA
- the LOC101497768 gene encoding DUF21 domain-containing protein At2g14520-like has product MAVEYSCCESGFFIHIFIIVFLVVFAGLMSGLTLGLMSLSLVDLEVLAKSGTPHDRKHAERILPVVRNQHLLLCTLLICNAAAMEALPIFLDSLVTAWGAILISVTLILLFGEIIPQSVCSRYGLAIGASVTPFVRVLVWICYPVAFPISKLLDYLLGHRHEALFRRAELKTLVDLHGNEAGKGGELTHDETTIIAGALELSEKTASDAMTPISETFAVDINSKLNRELMNEILEKGHSRVPVYYEQPTNIIGLILIKNLLTIHPEDEAPVKSVTIRRIPRVPESMPLYDILNEFQKGHSHMAVVVRQCDKTKQLSSKNYANDSVRDVKVDIDGEKLPHEKVLKPKIPIQKWKSFPNTNKSNRGGTRSRKWSKNMYSDILEIDGSPLPNIPEEEEAVGIITMEDVIEELLQEEIFDETDHHFEDS; this is encoded by the exons ATGGCGGTGGAGTATAGTTGCTGCGAATCGGGGTTCTTCATCCACATATTCATAATTGTGTTTCTGGTTGTGTTCGCCGGATTGATGTCGGGCCTCACCTTGGGCCTCATGTCTTTGAGCCTTGTTGATCTTGAAGTTCTTGCTAAGTCTGGTACTCCTCACGATCGTAAACATGCCG AGAGGATATTGCCTGTTGTCAGAAATCAGCATTTATTGCTTTGCACCCTGCTAATTTGTAATGCCGCTGCCATGGAG GCACTTCCTATTTTTCTTGATAGTCTTGTTACTGCCTGGGGTGCTATCCTGATTTCGGTCACATTGATTCTTCTCTTCGGTGAG ATTATACCCCAATCAGTTTGTTCTCGATATGGTTTAGCTATTGGTGCATCAGTGACTCCTTTTGTCCGTGTGCTTGTGTGGATATGTTATCCAGTTGCTTTTCCAATTAGCAAG TTATTGGACTATTTGTTGGGTCATCGACATGAAGCCCTTTTCCGCAGAGCTGAGTTGAAAACACTCGTAGATTTGCATGGTAACGAG GCTGGAAAAGGTGGGGAACTGACACATGATGAAACAACAATAATTGCCGGGGCACTTGAACTCAGTGAGAAGACAGCCAGTGATGCCATGACTCCTATATCTGAAACATTCGCAGTTGACATTAACTCAAAGCTTAATAG GGAACTGATGAATGAAATATTAGAAAAAGGGCATAGCAGAGTCCCAGTCTATTATGAGCAGCCCACAAACATTATTGGACTTATACTG ATCAAGAATTTGTTGACAATTCATCCAGAAGACGAAGCACCTGTAAAGAGTGTAACCATACGCAGGATTCCAAG GGTTCCAGAAAGTATGCCACTTTATGACATTTTGAATGAGTTTCAGAAGGGCCACAGTCACATGGCCGTTGTTGTAAGACAGTGTGACAAGACCAAGCAACTATCTTCCAAAAATTATGCAAATG ATTCTGTGAGAGATGTGAAGGTAGATATTGATGGTGAAAAGCTTCCCCACGAGAAAGTCTTGAAACCCAAGATACCAATCCAAAAGTGGAAAAGCTTTCCAAATACAAACAAGTCAAATAGGGGCGGTACTCGGAGCAGGAAATGGTCAAAAAATATGTACTCGGATATTTTAGAGATAGATGGTAGCCCCCTTCCAAATATtcctgaagaagaagaagctgTTGGAATAATTACAATGGAAGATGTCATTGAAGAGCTTTTACAG GAGGAGATCTTTGATGAGACAGATCATCATTTTGAAGACTCATAA